The following coding sequences lie in one Arabidopsis thaliana chromosome 3, partial sequence genomic window:
- a CDS encoding NB-ARC domain-containing disease resistance protein has protein sequence MTGIGEMFLAAFLQALFQTLVSEPFRSFFKRRELNENLLERLSTALLTITAVLIDAEEKQITNPVVEKWVNELRDVVYHAEDALDDIATEALRLNIGAESSSSNRLRQLRGRMSLGDFLDGNSEHLETRLEKVTIRLERLASQRNILGLKELTAMIPKQRLPTTSLVDESEVFGRDDDKDEIMRFLIPENGKDNGITVVAIVGIGGVGKTTLSQLLYNDQHVRSYFGTKVWAHVSEEFDVFKITKKVYESVTSRPCEFTDLDVLQVKLKERLTGTGLPFLLVLDDLWNENFADWDLLRQPFIHAAQGSQILVTTRSQRVASIMCAVHVHNLQPLSDGDCWSLFMKTVFGNQEPCLNREIGDLAERIVHKCRGLPLAVKTLGGVLRFEGKVIEWERVLSSRIWDLPADKSNLLPVLRVSYYYLPAHLKRCFAYCSIFPKGHAFEKDKVVLLWMAEGFLQQTRSSKNLEELGNEYFSELESRSLLQKTKTRYIMHDFINELAQFASGEFSSKFEDGCKLQVSERTRYLSYLRDNYAEPMEFEALREVKFLRTFLPLSLTNSSRSCCLDQMVSEKLLPTLTRLRVLSLSHYKIARLPPDFFKNISHARFLDLSRTELEKLPKSLCYMYNLQTLLLSYCSSLKELPTDISNLINLRYLDLIGTKLRQMPRRFGRLKSLQTLTTFFVSASDGSRISELGGLHDLHGKLKIVELQRVVDVADAAEANLNSKKHLREIDFVWRTGSSSSENNTNPHRTQNEAEVFEKLRPHRHIEKLAIERYKGRRFPDWLSDPSFSRIVCIRLRECQYCTSLPSLGQLPCLKELHISGMVGLQSIGRKFYFSDQQLRDQDQQPFRSLETLRFDNLPDWQEWLDVRVTRGDLFPSLKKLFILRCPELTGTLPTFLPSLISLHIYKCGLLDFQPDHHEYSYRNLQTLSIKSSCDTLVKFPLNHFANLDKLEVDQCTSLYSLELSNEHLRGPNALRNLRINDCQNLQLLPKLNALPQNLQVTITNCRYLRQPMEQQPQYHHPQFHLPRSNVSGSPKSHGSHRSYDSRSSSRYD, from the coding sequence ATGACCGGCATAGGAGAGATGTTCCTTGCAGCTTTTTTACAAGCTCTCTTCCAGACGCTGGTGTCTGAACCTTTCAGGAGCTTCTTCAAGAGGCGAGAACTGAATGAGAATTTACTCGAGAGGCTCAGCACTGCGTTGTTGACAATAACTGCTGTTCTGATAGATGCAGAGGAGAAGCAGATTACAAATCCGGTGGTGGAAAAATGGGTTAACGAGCTGAGAGATGTTGTTTACCATGCTGAAGATGCTCTTGATGATATTGCTACAGAAGCTCTGCGTCTCAACATAGGAGctgaatcttcttcctccaacaGGCTGAGACAGCTTCGTGGCAGAATGTCCCTGGGAGATTTTCTTGATGGGAACAGTGAACATTTGGAGACCCGGCTTGAGAAGGTCACAATTAGGCTCGAGCGTTTAGCCTCACAAAGAAATATCCTGGGTTTGAAAGAGCTTACTGCAATGATACCCAAACAAAGGTTGCCAACAACATCTCTTGTGGATGAATCTGAAGTGTTTGGTAGAGACGATGATAAAGATGAGATAATGAGATTCTTGATTCCAGAGAATGGGAAAGACAACGGTATTACCGTTGTAGCTATTGTTGGAATTGGAGGGGTTGGAAAAACCACACTTTCACAACTCCTTTACAATGATCAACATGTTCGGAGTTATTTTGGAACAAAAGTCTGGGCTCATGTCTCAGAGGAGTTTGACGTTTTTAAGATCACCAAAAAGGTTTATGAATCTGTTACTTCCCGGCCTTGTGAATTCACTGACCTGGATGTACTTCAAGTCAAATTGAAGGAGAGATTAACAGGAACAGGCTTACCGTTTCTGCTTGTTCTAGATGATCTGTGGAATGAAAATTTTGCGGATTGGGATCTTCTACGCCAACCTTTTATACATGCTGCTCAAGGGAGCCAGATTCTTGTGACAACACGAAGCCAACGTGTTGCATCCATAATGTGTGCCGTCCATGTACACAACCTTCAGCCATTATCTGATGGAGATTGCTGGTCGTTGTTTATGAAAACTGTATTTGGTAATCAAGAACCGTGCCTAAATCGAGAAATTGGAGATCTTGCTGAAAGGATAGTGCACAAATGCCGCGGTCTGCCTTTGGCTGTGAAAACACTTGGTGGCGTTCTACGGTTTGAAGGAAAAGTCATAGAATGGGAGAGAGTTCTAAGCAGCCGGATTTGGGATCTTCCAGCTGATAAGAGCAATCTACTTCCAGTTTTACGTGTAAGCTATTACTACCTTCCAGCTCACTTGAAACGATGTTTTGCCTATTGCTCGATATTTCCCAAAGGGCATGCATTTGAGAAGGACAAGGTAGTTCTTTTGTGGATGGCAGAAGGTTTCTTGCAACAGACGAGAAGCAGTAAGAATCTAGAAGAGCTCGGGAATGAGTACTTTTCTGAATTAGAATCAAGGTCACTTCTtcaaaagaccaaaacaagATATATAATGCATGATTTTATCAATGAGCTGGCTCAGTTTGCTTCAGGAGAGTTCAGCTCGAAGTTTGAAGATGGATGCAAACTTCAGGTTTCAGAAAGGACCAGATATTTATCGTACCTACGAGATAATTATGCAGAGCCTATGGAGTTTGAGGCTCTACGTGAGGTCAAGTTTCTCAGAACTTTTCTACCACTCAGCCTCACAAATTCTTCTCGGTCATGCTGCTTAGATCAAATGGTCAGTGAGAAGTTACTTCCAACGCTCACCCGCTTGCGTGTTTTGTCTTTATCACATTACAAGATCGCGAGGCTGCCGCCAGATTTTTTCAAGAACATTAGCCATGCTCGGTTTTTGGATCTCTCTCGCACTGAACTCGAGAAACTTCCGAAATCCCTTTGTTATATGTACAACCTCCAGACACTTCTTCTCTCCTACTGTTCAAGTCTGAAGGAGCTGCCTACAGATATTAGCAACCTCATCAATTTGCGGTATCTTGATCTGATTGGGACGAAGCTAAGACAAATGCCGCGGAGATTTGGTAGATTGAAGAGTCTCCAGACTCTTACAACATTTTTCGTGAGTGCTAGTGACGGGTCAAGGATTTCTGAACTTGGAGGGCTTCATGACCTTCATGGAAAACTTAAAATAGTTGAGCTACAACGAGTTGTGGATGTTGCTGATGCTGCAGAAGCAAATTTAAACAGCAAGAAACATCTGAGGGAGATAGATTTTGTCTGGAGAACTGGATCTAGTAGCTCAGAGAACAACACAAATCCTCACAGGACGCAAAACGAAGCTGAAGTGTTTGAGAAGTTACGCCCACATCGTCATATTGAGAAACTTGCCATTGAGAGATACAAAGGAAGAAGGTTTCCAGATTGGTTGAGTGATCCTTCGTTCTCTAGAATTGTGTGTATACGCCTCAGAGAATGTCAATACTGTACCTCCTTGCCATCTCTTGGTCAACTACCATGTCTCAAAGAACTTCACATTTCAGGAATGGTCGGGCTTCAAAGCATAGGTCGCAAGTTCTACTTCAGCGATCAACAACTGCGTGATCAAGACCAACAGCCGTTTAGATCACTTGAAACACTGCGATTTGATAACCTGCCAGATTGGCAAGAGTGGTTAGACGTAAGGGTCACAAGAGGAGACTTGTTCCCTTCTCTCAAGAAACTTTTCATACTGAGATGTCCAGAGCTAACCGGGACTCTACCTacctttcttccttctctgatCTCACTTCACATCTATAAATGTGGCCTCTTAGATTTCCAGCCAGATCACCACGAATACAGTTACAGGAACCTTCAAACGCTAAGCATAAAAAGCAGCTGTGACACTCTCGTTAAGTTTCCTTTAAACCATTTCGCCAATCTCGACAAGCTTGAAGTCGATCAGTGCACATCCTTGTACTCTCTTGAGCTCTCAAATGAGCATTTGCGTGGTCCGAATGCCCTAAGGAACCTGAGAATCAATGACTGTCAGAACCTGCAGCTTCTTCCGAAACTAAACGCTCTGCCTCAAAACTTACAGGTCACGATCACGAACTGCAGGTATCTCAGACAGCCAATGGAACAGCAGCCTCAATATCATCATCCTCAGTTTCATCTTCCAAGATCAAACGTGTCAGGCTCACCGAAGTCTCATGGTTCACACAGATCATATGATTCACGTTCATCTTCAAGATATGACTAA